TGTCAAACTTATGTTTAGTATGTTAGTATGTAGTTTGGATTTCTAAACCTTTTAGTGTGATTGTACAAAATGTTTATGGTGAACCTTATATGGTCACTACTTTGCTATTTTTGAAAGATGTTGTAGAACTTCATTAAATTGATAATGTTAAAAGCAGGTGGAAAAGCTCTTAATGCAAACGGGTCATGTCAAAATTTTTTAAAAGTTGTATGAATTTTATGTTAATAGTCGAATGAGAAAAATTCGggcgtttcaagttggtatcagagccgaggtTTGAGGGATTTAAGTATTTGAGTCAAATGCTTGAACTCAAGCTGAAAGCTCGTATGAAGGTGTGTTCGTTCCGAAGCGCTACGCAAGTAAGTAAATTGTAAAATTTATTATGATGTAGTTAAAAATAAAATGGGATTTATAGCTTATTTGTTCTTGAAAACCGAGTTATATGGCTAATAAATATGCTAACGGGTCCgcaattaaattacggacgcgtaggaaaaagaatcggttaAATCGGACTTACAGATCATAAGTTATGAGGATTTTAAGTTTGGTTTTGATAAAAGTTTTAGCTGGGCAAGTGCAGCAACAAAAATAAAGGAACATGCTGTCAAAAAGGCGGATAGGTGTAGCGTCTAGCCCCTAGGTGGGGGCGTCTAGCCCCCTGATTccgaaaatttattttttttttgttttgtttcgacgatcttgaatgcgGGACTTGTTCCAATTGATTTTAAAGACCTTATGAACAATATTTAAGGCAAAATTTATAATCAAATGATGAAGGAAAAGTAGATGTGAATGATGGAAAGGAAAGTTTGTTATGAATGAAGGATTCGGTCGATATAATACAATACGATCGTCAATGACGATAAGGCATGAAGTATGAATGATTAATGGAATGTGTTATGATAAAATAATGTTAAAACGTGGTGATGGGAAGTATGAAATGAAACCTAATGGATATAATGAATGTTTTATGTAGATGGCTGATGCGGTAAATGTAAACGATGACGATGAAGCACACCAAAATGAAATGAGAGCAATGATTTTAGAAGAAGTAGAGAAAGTGATTGAAGCTAGTAATTCCCGACTAGCTCAAGAAGTGGAAGGTCAAGTATTGGGAGTAGTTGATACTCTAGTAACGACCAAGGTGGAAGAACTAAAGGAGATGATTAGTGAACTACAAACAAAGAAAAGTACTCGAAGGTGCacgtacaaggaattcatggcatgTAACCCCTTGCCGTATAAAGGGGAAATTGACCCGATAGCTTGTCAAAGATGGATTTCAAGCACCGAGGCAGTGTTTGTATGAAGTAGATGTGAAGtggaggatcaagtgatgtttgCTACGGGCCTCCTACAACTCCAAGCGAAGGATTGGTGGGACGCACATTCGAAGGAATTGGGGGATGACAAAGTACAAACGTTAACATGGCAAGAGTTCAAGGAGCCGTTTCTGATATATCATAGCCCACAATCCGCACTTGATAAGATTCAAGAAGACTTCCTACGTCTTCGACAAAAGGATGAAACGATTGATGAAATAACGAATAAGTTCCTCGAGAAGGTGAAGTTTTGTGGGGAGATAGCGGGGACTGAAAGGTTGAAAATCATACGTTATCATGCTATGTTAAAAGCTGAATATCGGGAGTTCGTAAATCCCTCCAAGTGTGCAACGTTGAATGAATTAATCGACTGGGTAAGAGATAGGGAGATCGAGTTAAGAAGGCAGGTTGAACGGGGAGAGAAAAGGGTGGCGGAGAAGCCTACCAATACAAACCCATCGAAAAAGGCAAAATATCAAGATCAAAACAGGAAAGAGAAGACAAGTAGTGGGATTCCGACTTGCAAGACATATGGGAAACATCATTCGGGTGAATGTTTGTTGGGAAAGAAAGGATGCTACAAATGTGGGCAAGAGGGACATCCGTATTATAGGTACCCCGAAAACTCAAAAGCGTGTTACAGTTGTAATCAAACGGGGCACATTAAAGCGGAATGTCCGAAACTCCAACCAGGGGCAAAGAAAGATGGAAAGAAGGATGAGTCTTCCAAGGCTCGAGGGAGGATGTTTCAGTTAACCTCGGATGAAGCTAAGGCTAGCCCGGATGTGGTTTCAAGTATATTCTTGATTAATTCTATGCCTAtgaatgttttatttgattccgGGGCTAGTAGGTCGTTTATTTCTAATGAATTGTTAGTTCATCCATCGTTTAAGCTTGAAAAGATGTTAGTACCCTTAGAAGTGGAAGTTGCTGATAGTAAAAGCTATTTGTTACATGATATTTGTAGAAACTGTAAGATCTTAATCGAAGATGAGGAATTTAGTATAGATCTTGTTCCGATGTACATGGGGGAATTTAAAGTAgttgtaggaatggattggctagCCCAAAACCATGCTGAAATTCAACGCGGAAAGAAAGTCACTCATGTAGTAACCTCGGGGGGGAAACGGGTAAGTGTTCGAGGCGAAAGGGTCATCAAATCGAAATTGTGTTCTATAATCAAAGCTGTCAAACATGTGAAGAACGGAGGTAAGGCGTATCTATCTTATGTGATTGACACCAATCGAGGTGTTTCAAAGCTTGAAAAAGTGAATGTAGTGAACGAATATCcggatgtgtttccagaagatttaccggGGCTTCTGCCCGAGCGGGAAGTAGAATTTAAGATAGACCTTAGTCAAGGCGCAAAACCGGtagctaaagctccttatcggtTGGCCCCgactgaaatgaaagaattgatgacgcaacttcaagagttgctcgataagggtttcattaaaccaagtgtttcaccatggggagcgcccgtattattcgtgaagaagaaagatggctcgatgcgaatgtgcatcgactatcgagagttgaacaagttgacggTGAAGAATCGTTACCCGTTGCCCagaatcgatgacctgttcgaccagttacaaggggcaagttggttTTCGAAAATTGATCTGCGGTCGGGTTATCACCAACTACGTGTACGAGAAGAAGATGT
The Helianthus annuus cultivar XRQ/B chromosome 6, HanXRQr2.0-SUNRISE, whole genome shotgun sequence genome window above contains:
- the LOC110945009 gene encoding uncharacterized protein LOC110945009, whose translation is MFATGLLQLQAKDWWDAHSKELGDDKVQTLTWQEFKEPFLIYHSPQSALDKIQEDFLRLRQKDETIDEITNKFLEKVKFCGEIAGTERLKIIRYHAMLKAEYREFVNPSKCATLNELIDWVRDREIELRRQVERGEKRVAEKPTNTNPSKKAKYQDQNRKEKTSSGIPTCKTYGKHHSGECLLGKKGCYKCGQEGHPYYRYPENSKACYSCNQTGHIKAECPKLQPGAKKDGKKDESSKARGRMFQLTSDEAKASPDVVSSIFLINSMPMNVLFDSGASRSFISNELLVHPSFKLEKMLVPLEVEVADSKSYLLHDICRNCKILIEDEEFSIDLVPMYMGEFKVVVGMDWLAQNHAEIQRGKKVTHVVTSGGKRVSVRGERVIKSKLCSIIKAVKHVKNGGKAYLSYVIDTNRGVSKLEKVNVVNEYPDVFPEDLPGLLPEREVEFKIDLSQGAKPVAKAPYREAEHASHLRDVLETLRKEKLYAKFPKCAFWLREVQFMGHVIDADGVHVDPSKVDAVMNWVPPKNPSEIKSFMDLAGYYRRFIQDFSKIASPMTKLTKKSENFIWGKE